The following DNA comes from Cuculus canorus isolate bCucCan1 chromosome 7, bCucCan1.pri, whole genome shotgun sequence.
ctacagaaaaaaaattcaaaaataaaacGCGACCCCCCAAAACAGACTAGAACAATTCTAAGCGAAGGGCTCTTCCCCCTTCACCagttcatttcttttaaagttggAGTACAAAAATAgaacctctcttcttttttttttttttttttttttgtaaaaaccaaaccaaccccacaAAATTATCAACAACTAGAgcaagtatttgtttttttatcttcccccctcccttttttttttttttttgtttaattcccATACGGGAAAGTCTCTACATATAGTCCACCAAGCTCAGAGGAGAATCCTCTGGGAGaggtgcaggcagggcaggcagagtCAGGCAAGTCAAGGGCCCACCCTGGAACTGGAGTTTCTAGTCCTTTTACTTCTCCGGTTGAAGGGGTAGTTGAGGAACTCAAAGCGTCTGTGGGGCTCAGTGGTCTGGTGGCCCTTGGGAAGCCTCTTCATGAAATGCACCTCCCGTTGGTGCTGCCGGGTCTTGGAGCCCTTGCGCGGGCGGCCCTTGCGGGTGAAGGCCATGTACCAGCCCTCATATTTGGCGTTCTGCAGCGCCGTGTAGTTGTTCTCCAGGACGATCTCCGTGAAGACACAGTCCTTGCCTTTGCCATTGCTCTGATAAGGGGACAGAAGGGGAGATCTAAGCAATGGGCGCTTGGCCAGAGTGCTTCTTCTCACTactgctgctgtggcagcaaGGTTGCAGTGCTTGTGGGCAGCCAAAGGCTCACTTTTCCCATCTCTTCTACAGGTTAGGATGGCCCAAAATCTGCTTTCCCTTAGAAAGCTGTGGGCAGCAGGCATTGTGGCATGGGCAGATGCTGCTCATTGCAGCTCATGTTGCTGGTGTGATGCCAACACCACGCTGCAAGCCGCAGTGCAGCTTGTCCCAGCCCTCATTTCCACTGCGTTCATAAGGGTGTTTTTGCCTACTCCTATCCTGCTCTCATCTGTGCCAGGGACTGGATTTCTTTGCCAGCACAAACATATGCAACCTCTCCATCTCAGCAGCAACTCACCAACCCATCCTTTCCCCCGGGGTCTTTAATATAGGAGGGCCATCATGGGACAGGATATGCAATGTATGGTCTGTGGGGATGATGCCCACGGACACAGGTGGCACGGAGCATGGGGACAGCTGGAGCCTGAGCCCATGATGGGCAGCAGCAAGACCAGGGAGGGGGCCAGCCCCAGGGAAGGAGCCACCATGGAAAATCCTCCCAGACAATCGCTGTCCCAGGAAGATTTGCACAtccagccccctcagcccccaggGAGAGAACTTCGAGGCTTGGAGGGAGCGTGACTAACCAGCACGCTGCAGGGCCCAGCCTTGAGGCCAGCCCCATGGAGCATCTTAACATTCCTGGCACTTGTACCATGTAATCGGGGAGAATAGCCCAGTAAGCTGCCTATTTGTTCAGGGAGATACAAGGAATGCACCCCACACAGCACCCGCCCGCCTCTCTGCTCCCCCTGCTTCTCGCTCACCACCTGGGCTGCAGAGTGGTTCATTCACCTGCCCTCCAAAGGGATGTGCTGGCTGAGCCCCCGAGAACCCCATCCCAGCTCTCCATCCTCACAGATGGGCTCTGTATCGATTAAGAGCTCCTCTCTCAGCAAAGCCTGCTCAGCACCCACTGCACATCCCTGGCTTTCCCCTGCCCTGAGTCCAGCGCCCTACCTTGCCGATCAGCTTGCCCTTCTTGTTCATGCAGATGTAGAAACCTGTGGCCGCCCCCTTGATGCGTACGCGGCTCCCAAAGGTGTCTGTCTCCACGATGAGCTTGGCtggggagagcagcaggaggaaagagagagggaggttAGAGGGGCTCCAGGATGGGCCAGGCACAGGGATGGAGAGCCAGCAATGCCTGGAGTCTGGCACTGTGAGTACATGCTAGGCTGGGCCAGAGAGCACGCTAAAATCAAGGCACAAGGTTAAAAGCCAGCCTTGGCCCCATCACCCTATCATTGTGTTCCTACATCACCTTGGTCACATCCCTTTGCCACCCTGACGGGTAAGTAGCTCTGCCCTGCCCGGCTCCGTAGGGCTCAGTGGTTTAGCTGCTACAGAGACATCCCAGAAGCGAGGCAGGGCAGCAAACACAGCACACACTGCTCAGTGGAGAACAAGCCAGCTGCCCTGCAAACTGAAGCAGCTCCAGGTGATCCTGCAGGCAGGAAGCAGAGAGGTACCCTCTGGAAGTGCACAGCATGCTGCCAGCTGTCCCCAGCCCAAGGGACACCACTCCACATCTCTGCTgggccagggctgcaggaggaagagTGACTTTGCAGCTGGCAGGGGAGGCGTGAAGGGTACGGCCATCCTTTTAATGCCTTTCACCTTTGCACAAGTCGAGAGGGCGTATTGATTTGGTCTCAGTTTTTTAATGGAGGCATCGATCGACTTCCGAAGGAGCTATGCAATTCGCCTGGTCGATGGGCTGCCTATAAATAGACCTGTcaccttccctccctgcctctgccctgggaaCCAGagccccaaagcccatccatccccagggaaggggaggacGGGGACAGGAcatccttctcctcagctctgcagctgctgtcccCAGAGCCAGCTTCCCTCCCCTGGGGCAAGTCCCGACAGGGATGGTGGCTACCTGTTTGCGCCTCAGATGGGCTGTGCTGTACCAAGCACCAAAGCTTTCCCCATGGCACCGGAAAGCCAGCCAGGACTACCCCCATCTTGCCGTCTCTTGCCCAGCATCAGCTCCTAGTGCCATAAGTGCAATTTGGCAAGGTAATTAGAGCACAGCCTGCAAGATTTCCAAGACCACAGCCTTATTATGGGAATAAGCCCATTGTTGACTTAATTTCTCCTCTCTCATCTCTGCACAAAGGCTGCTTGGTTCCTCAGGACGGTGGCCCACCTCAGCTTGTACATGTCTGCCCCAGGATGCCTCAGCCACAGGTGAGCCCCAGCAAGGGCAGCAATGTGACTCCGGAATGGGTGGCTTTGCAGGAGGATGCTTTGAATGGTAGAAGGTGGCACAAGCTAAAGTGAGCCTAAATCACACTCTAGGCTAAGAGCAAACTGgtgtctctctgtctctgggATGCCCTGATCCTGCATCCCTTGCATCACAGACACTGCCGAGGTCAACGGCTCCAAGGGTGAG
Coding sequences within:
- the FGF8 gene encoding fibroblast growth factor 8, which translates into the protein MDPCSSLFSYVLMHLFVLCLQAQVTVQSPPNFTQHVREQSLVTDQLSRRLVRTYQLYSRTSGKHVQILDNKKINAMAEDGDVHAKLIVETDTFGSRVRIKGAATGFYICMNKKGKLIGKSNGKGKDCVFTEIVLENNYTALQNAKYEGWYMAFTRKGRPRKGSKTRQHQREVHFMKRLPKGHQTTEPHRRFEFLNYPFNRRSKRTRNSSSRVGP